A part of Phoenix dactylifera cultivar Barhee BC4 chromosome 2, palm_55x_up_171113_PBpolish2nd_filt_p, whole genome shotgun sequence genomic DNA contains:
- the LOC103706516 gene encoding protein BCCIP homolog isoform X1 translates to MGQRGRPAKRRRLSRLPPLLLAFSPFARSILFARSAAPNSTAPDPSPSSKTTEVGFADPKPPKAIKRIESSEDEEDQEVEMVQADFEFFDPKPGDFHGVKLLLQNYLDNKPWDLGGFVDLILEQITVGTVVKSGAQDEEEEGDDDGRDDDEGLYAVISALNLGRYADHRCIKELKQFLLDVCSDDSARKKLKLLLEKEASEVGLLVSQRFVNCPYQLVPPLYDALFDEVSWATEDEPTQELRDSFRFKYYILVTRIFEKKTVNQCKAKQSQNCDEPVIYIKSEDQIFYELSSLSFPFRLHAEQLVPPELKNYKEMGLVMVVKADDVPKVREKLKSLVAES, encoded by the exons ATGGGCCAGCGAGGGCGGCCGGCGAAGCGGCGCCGCCTCTCTAGgctccctcccctcctcctcgccTTCTCCCCCTTCGCCCGCTCCATCCTCTTCGCCCGCTCCGCCGCCCCCAATTCCACCGCTCCCGATCCCTccccttcttccaaaaccacag AGGTTGGATTTGCCGATCCTAAGCCACCCAAAGCAATCAAACGAATCGAGTCCTCCGAAGACGAGGAGGACCAAGAA GTCGAGATGGTGCAAGCTGATTTCGAGTTCTTTGACCCCAAGCCCGGAGATTTCCATGGTGTGAAGCTTCTTCTCCAGAACTACCTTGATAACAAACCGTGGGATCTCGGTGGCTTCGTGGACCTGATCTTGGAGCAGATCACAGTCGGGACCGTCGTGAAATCGGGCGCCcaggatgaagaggaggaaggagacgaTGATGGAAGGGATGATGACGAGGGTCTGTATGCCGTCATCAGTGCCCTTAACCTGGGGAGATATGCT GACCACAGATGCATCAAGGAGCTCAAGCAGTTTCTTCTCGACGTTTGTAGCGATGACAGTGCAAGGAAAAAGCTGAAATTGCTGTTGGAAAAGGAAGCAAGTGAGGTTGGTCTTCTGGTCTCGCAGCGGTTTGTAAACTGCCCCTACCAACTGGTGCCTCCACTTTACGATGCGCTCTTTGATGAGGTTTCATGGGCAACAGAGGATGAG CCGACACAGGAACTCCGAGATTCGTTCCGCTTCAAATACTATATCTTGGTTACCAGAATCTTTGAG AAGAAAACTGTCAACCAATGCAAGGCGAAACAAAGCCAGAATTGCGATGAACCTGTCATTTATATAAAGTCAGAAGATCAGATTTTTTATGAG CTCAGCTCGTTATCTTTTCCTTTTCGTCTGCATGCTGAGCAGTTGGTTCCACCTGAG
- the LOC103706516 gene encoding protein BCCIP homolog isoform X2, whose amino-acid sequence MGQRGRPAKRRRLSRLPPLLLAFSPFARSILFARSAAPNSTAPDPSPSSKTTEVGFADPKPPKAIKRIESSEDEEDQEVEMVQADFEFFDPKPGDFHGVKLLLQNYLDNKPWDLGGFVDLILEQITVGTVVKSGAQDEEEEGDDDGRDDDEGLYAVISALNLGRYADHRCIKELKQFLLDVCSDDSARKKLKLLLEKEASEVGLLVSQRFVNCPYQLVPPLYDALFDEVSWATEDEPTQELRDSFRFKYYILVTRIFEKKTVNQCKAKQSQNCDEPVIYIKSEDQIFYELSSLSFPFRLHAEQLVPPEIKFLVLEQLLTYLTTMCAPQSIKI is encoded by the exons ATGGGCCAGCGAGGGCGGCCGGCGAAGCGGCGCCGCCTCTCTAGgctccctcccctcctcctcgccTTCTCCCCCTTCGCCCGCTCCATCCTCTTCGCCCGCTCCGCCGCCCCCAATTCCACCGCTCCCGATCCCTccccttcttccaaaaccacag AGGTTGGATTTGCCGATCCTAAGCCACCCAAAGCAATCAAACGAATCGAGTCCTCCGAAGACGAGGAGGACCAAGAA GTCGAGATGGTGCAAGCTGATTTCGAGTTCTTTGACCCCAAGCCCGGAGATTTCCATGGTGTGAAGCTTCTTCTCCAGAACTACCTTGATAACAAACCGTGGGATCTCGGTGGCTTCGTGGACCTGATCTTGGAGCAGATCACAGTCGGGACCGTCGTGAAATCGGGCGCCcaggatgaagaggaggaaggagacgaTGATGGAAGGGATGATGACGAGGGTCTGTATGCCGTCATCAGTGCCCTTAACCTGGGGAGATATGCT GACCACAGATGCATCAAGGAGCTCAAGCAGTTTCTTCTCGACGTTTGTAGCGATGACAGTGCAAGGAAAAAGCTGAAATTGCTGTTGGAAAAGGAAGCAAGTGAGGTTGGTCTTCTGGTCTCGCAGCGGTTTGTAAACTGCCCCTACCAACTGGTGCCTCCACTTTACGATGCGCTCTTTGATGAGGTTTCATGGGCAACAGAGGATGAG CCGACACAGGAACTCCGAGATTCGTTCCGCTTCAAATACTATATCTTGGTTACCAGAATCTTTGAG AAGAAAACTGTCAACCAATGCAAGGCGAAACAAAGCCAGAATTGCGATGAACCTGTCATTTATATAAAGTCAGAAGATCAGATTTTTTATGAG CTCAGCTCGTTATCTTTTCCTTTTCGTCTGCATGCTGAGCAGTTGGTTCCACCTGAG ATCAAATTTCTGGTCTTGGAGCAGTTGTTAACATACCTAACCACTATGTGTGCACCTCAATCGATTAAGATATAG
- the LOC103706503 gene encoding homeobox-leucine zipper protein ATHB-4-like isoform X1, whose translation MEVASSACNGDWSSKQSTAGQELSLMDKDGGALTIQPSLQLELKLSWLAETELEEERNIDEAKSRRRLNVKGAARDAHDACDDMKPSSSTSHSMTAERGSQQCRNGSEGEGGKGGKKLRLSKEQSSYLEERFKEHTTLNPKQKLAIAKRLNLRPRQVEVWFQNRRARTKLKQTEVDYEYLKQWREYLTEENRRLHKEIQELKAFESPLQNVYHFRHPTMLTICPSCQHAIGLQKNW comes from the exons ATGGAGGTGGCTTCGTCGGCCTGTAATGGTGACTGGAGTAGTAAACAAAGCACGGCCGGGCAAGAGCTTAGCTTGATGGATAAAGATGGTGGGGCACTGACGATCCAACCCTCCCTTCAGCTCGAATTGAAGCTCTCGTGGCTGGCTGAGACTGAGTTAG aagaagaaaggaacatTGATGAAGCCAAATCTCGACGACGGCTCAATGTGAAGGGGGCCGCTAGAGATGCACACGATGCTTGTGATGATATGAAGCCCTCGTCTTCAACTTCTCACAGCATGACAGCAGAGAGAGGCTCTCAGCAATGTCGCAATGGTAGCGAAGGTGAGGGAGGCAAAGGAGGAAAGAAGCTAAGGCTATCCAAAGAGCAGTCTTCTTATCTGGAAGAGAGGTTTAAGGAGCACACCACCCTCAACCCG AAACAAAAGCTTGCAATAGCTAAGAGGCTAAATCTGCGGCCTCGGCAAGTAGAGGTGtggtttcaaaaccgaagagcCCG AACCAAGCTCAAGCAGACTGAGGTGGACTATGAATACTTGAAACAATGGCGTGAGTATCTGACTGAAGAGAACCGAAGGCTCCATAAGGAGATTCAGGAGCTCAAAGCATTCGAATCTCCCCTCCAAAATGTTTATCACTTCAGGCATCCGACGATGCTAACTATCTGCCCTTCATGTCAGCATGCTATCGGTCTTCAGAAAAATTGGTAG
- the LOC103706503 gene encoding homeobox-leucine zipper protein ATHB-4-like isoform X2, translating into MEVASSACNGDWSSKQSTAGQELSLMDKDGGALTIQPSLQLELKLSWLAETELEEERNIDEAKSRRRLNVKGAARDAHDACDDMKPSSSTSHSMTAERGSQQCRNGSEGEGGKGGKKLRLSKEQSSYLEERFKEHTTLNPKQKLAIAKRLNLRPRQVENQAQAD; encoded by the exons ATGGAGGTGGCTTCGTCGGCCTGTAATGGTGACTGGAGTAGTAAACAAAGCACGGCCGGGCAAGAGCTTAGCTTGATGGATAAAGATGGTGGGGCACTGACGATCCAACCCTCCCTTCAGCTCGAATTGAAGCTCTCGTGGCTGGCTGAGACTGAGTTAG aagaagaaaggaacatTGATGAAGCCAAATCTCGACGACGGCTCAATGTGAAGGGGGCCGCTAGAGATGCACACGATGCTTGTGATGATATGAAGCCCTCGTCTTCAACTTCTCACAGCATGACAGCAGAGAGAGGCTCTCAGCAATGTCGCAATGGTAGCGAAGGTGAGGGAGGCAAAGGAGGAAAGAAGCTAAGGCTATCCAAAGAGCAGTCTTCTTATCTGGAAGAGAGGTTTAAGGAGCACACCACCCTCAACCCG AAACAAAAGCTTGCAATAGCTAAGAGGCTAAATCTGCGGCCTCGGCAAGTAGAG AACCAAGCTCAAGCAGACTGA
- the LOC103708074 gene encoding protein trichome birefringence-like 4, with amino-acid sequence MASSKNLLKDVPKPLFQSFLFGIATCFTSCLLLALFSFIIFLGRHPQTLVLRPRVLIGAGSPPFIPSNTSENGTNATKVLNSSSTFLPSAAPKILSGVIQDLNLLKNQKWNMGSWVEGGHGDLASCDLFDGRWVADDLSPNYSPGTCPFIDNAFDCFGNGRADLNYMKLRWQPKGCRIPRLEGKRMLELLRGKRLVFAGDSLNRNMWESLVCILRNSLRDKRRVFEIAGRTEFRTNNSYAVRFIDYNCSIEFFRSPFLVQPWARVDAKGRRRETLRLDLIEESSSKFEDADVIVFNSGHWWTHEKTSKGKNYYEEDGHVYPQLRAAEAYGKAMRTWARWIDTHIDSKRTRVFFRGYSSSHFSGGRRWSSGGTCDGETLPITNDKHLAKYPALMQILGSVIKEMRTPVLYLNITRMTDYRKDAHPSVYRQPAAQRKPGAVQDCSHWCLPGVPDAWNELLYAMLLRGSGGETRSS; translated from the exons ATGGCCTCTTCCAAGAATCTCTTGAAGGACGTCCCCAAGCCTCTTTTCCAGTCCTTCCTGTTTGGGATCGCAACCTGCTTCACATCCTGCCTACTGTTAGCGCTCTTCTCCTTCATCATCTTCCTCGGCCGCCACCCTCAGACTTTGGTGTTACGCCCCCGGGTCCTCATAGGCGCTGGCTCGCCACCTTTTATTCCTTCAAACACTTCTGAGAATGGCACGAATGCCACCAAAgtccttaattcttcttccacttTCCTCCCTTCTGCTGCTCCCAAGATCCTCTCCGGCGTCATTCAAGACCTTAACCTCCTCAAGAACCAGAAGTGGAACATGGGGAGTTGGGTGGAGGGTGGGCATGGGGACTTGGCCTCTTGTGATCTCTTTGATGGGAGATGGGTGGCTGATGACTTGAGCCCCAATTACTCACCGGGGACATGTCCGTTCATTGACAATGCCTTCGACTGCTTCGGCAATGGCCGCGCCGATTTGAACTACATGAAACTCCGGTGGCAGCCTAAGGGCTGCAGGATACCAAG GCTGGAAGGGAAGAGAATGCTGGAATTGTTGAGGGGGAAGAGGCTGGTGTTTGCCGGGGATTCGCTGAATCGGAATATGTGGGAGTCACTGGTCTGCATCCTGAGAAACTCTCTGCGAGACAAGCGACGGGTATTCGAGATAGCAGGCAGGACGGAGTTTCGAACCAATAATTCGTATGCTGTTAGGTTCATC GATTATAACTGTTCGATCGAGTTCTTTCGATCGCCATTTCTTGTGCAACCATGGGCAAGAGTGGATGCAAAGGGACGGCGGAGGGAGACACTTCGACTTGATTTGATCGAAGAATCATCTTCAAAGTTCGAAGATGCCGATGTGATTGTATTTAACTCAGGGCACTGGTGGACACATGAGAAAACCTCCAAAGG GAAGAATTACTACGAGGAAGATGGTCATGTGTACCCCCAGCTGAGAGCAGCAGAGGCTTACGGGAAGGCGATGAGAACATGGGCGAGATGGATCGACACACATATCGACTCAAAACGAACTCGGGTCTTCTTCCGGGGTTACTCCAGCTCTCATTTCAG CGGCGGCCGGCGGTGGAGCTCAGGCGGGACCTGCGATGGAGAGACCCTTCCAATTACCAATGACAAGCACCTAGCAAAGTACCCGGCCCTGATGCAAATCCTCGGGTCGGTGATCAAAGAGATGAGAACGCCTGTTCTGTATCTCAACATCACAAGAATGACGGATTACCGTAAGGATGCTCATCCTTCAGTGTACCGCCAGCCCGCGGCACAGAGGAAGCCTGGAGCGGTGCAGGACTGCAGCCACTGGTGCCTCCCTGGCGTCCCTGATGCATGGAATGAGCTCCTGTATGCAATGCTTTTGAGGGGCTCAGGTGGAGAGACCAGAAGCAGCTAA
- the LOC103706516 gene encoding protein BCCIP homolog isoform X3, with the protein MGQRGRPAKRRRLSRLPPLLLAFSPFARSILFARSAAPNSTAPDPSPSSKTTEVGFADPKPPKAIKRIESSEDEEDQEVEMVQADFEFFDPKPGDFHGVKLLLQNYLDNKPWDLGGFVDLILEQITVGTVVKSGAQDEEEEGDDDGRDDDEGLYAVISALNLGRYADHRCIKELKQFLLDVCSDDSARKKLKLLLEKEASEVGLLVSQRFVNCPYQLVPPLYDALFDEVSWATEDEPTQELRDSFRFKYYILVTRIFEKKTVNQCKAKQSQNCDEPVIYIKSEDQIFYELKNYKEMGLVMVVKADDVPKVREKLKSLVAES; encoded by the exons ATGGGCCAGCGAGGGCGGCCGGCGAAGCGGCGCCGCCTCTCTAGgctccctcccctcctcctcgccTTCTCCCCCTTCGCCCGCTCCATCCTCTTCGCCCGCTCCGCCGCCCCCAATTCCACCGCTCCCGATCCCTccccttcttccaaaaccacag AGGTTGGATTTGCCGATCCTAAGCCACCCAAAGCAATCAAACGAATCGAGTCCTCCGAAGACGAGGAGGACCAAGAA GTCGAGATGGTGCAAGCTGATTTCGAGTTCTTTGACCCCAAGCCCGGAGATTTCCATGGTGTGAAGCTTCTTCTCCAGAACTACCTTGATAACAAACCGTGGGATCTCGGTGGCTTCGTGGACCTGATCTTGGAGCAGATCACAGTCGGGACCGTCGTGAAATCGGGCGCCcaggatgaagaggaggaaggagacgaTGATGGAAGGGATGATGACGAGGGTCTGTATGCCGTCATCAGTGCCCTTAACCTGGGGAGATATGCT GACCACAGATGCATCAAGGAGCTCAAGCAGTTTCTTCTCGACGTTTGTAGCGATGACAGTGCAAGGAAAAAGCTGAAATTGCTGTTGGAAAAGGAAGCAAGTGAGGTTGGTCTTCTGGTCTCGCAGCGGTTTGTAAACTGCCCCTACCAACTGGTGCCTCCACTTTACGATGCGCTCTTTGATGAGGTTTCATGGGCAACAGAGGATGAG CCGACACAGGAACTCCGAGATTCGTTCCGCTTCAAATACTATATCTTGGTTACCAGAATCTTTGAG AAGAAAACTGTCAACCAATGCAAGGCGAAACAAAGCCAGAATTGCGATGAACCTGTCATTTATATAAAGTCAGAAGATCAGATTTTTTATGAG